Below is a genomic region from Bacillus cereus group sp. RP43.
ATTCAGTATCTATTAAATGTAATTTCTATAGTAGAGTTACCTGGAAACTGATAACAGTTCACAGAAAACGAGTACGGCTATTGAAGATTTTTGTGTTGAAAAATACTAAGATTCTAGAAAACTATAAGAGGACATGACAAATAACGGTTCTGGTGCAAAAACTTCAGGACAATTGCAATGAATCTATAAATCTTGGACATACTGTTACTATTACTTTAGAAAGTGTGCGTGATTGGTATGGAAAAGGAAAATGTATTCAAATGGAAGCATTATCAGCCTGATATTATTTTGTTAACGGTAAGATGGTACCTACGGTACAACCTCAGTTTTCGTGATTTGGTGGAAATGCTAGAAGAACGGGGTTTATCCATTTCTCATACAACGATTATGCGTTGGGTTCATCAGTATGGTCCTGAATTGGATAAACGAATCCGTCGTCACCTCAAACAAACAAATGATTCTTGGAGAGTCGATGAAACCTATATGAAAGTAAAAGGTCAATGGATGTATCTGTATCGTGCTGTTGATTCGAAAGGAAACACAATTGATTTTTTCCTAAACAAAACAAGAGACCAGAAGGCAGCAAAGCGCTTTTTCAAAAAAGCTTTGCGGTCTTTTCATGTTTCAAAGCACGTGTTATAACAGTCGATAAGAACCCGGCTTATCCTATAGCAATTGAACAGTTAAAAAAAGAAAAAAGCATACCTGATGGTATGCAACTTAGACAACAAAAGTACTTGAATAACATAGTAGAACAAGATCAGCGCTTTATAAAGAAGCGAATCCGTTCCATGCTAGGGTTCAAATGTTTTGACACAGCTACATCCATTCTTTCTGGAGTAGAAGCCATGCATATGATTAAAAAAGAACAGCTTAATTTACGGGACCAGTCTGTCCAAAATCAGAAAGAATTCATCCATCAATTGTTTGGACTTTCAGCATAAGATACGATTTCGTTAGGAATATATGCGCTTTATTCTCTTTTGTTTTATTTTTGCACCAGAACCAGTTTGTGTACAAATAAATTCCCGCCTCTTTCCTTTTTACTCTATGATTTAATATCTATAGATATATGACTTCTATAGTGCAGTATGCACAAGCAGAAAACATGATAAATATAAGATGTTTAAAGAAATAAAAGCTGACTAATTAAAATCAGCTAATCATTAAAGAAATAGTAGATATCAAATATAAATAATTTGTACATACTATCTCATGGTTAACAAGTTAATATTTGACTTATAATATTCTGCTTGTGTAAATTTTACTTTTCATACTGATTACGTTATCTAGAATATTAATATCAGTATGTCGAAGATTTAGAGGTTATATGCAAATGTTTACTAACCAACTTTGTTACTTTAGCTTTGCTCTATGAGTTTATTCGATGAAAGGATAGATATAATTCTATTTAGGACTTCTAATTCATCTTCACGAATAAAAAAGTGACCGCCTTCAAAAACGTGTTCTTCAAATTTTCCAGTTGTATGTCGTGACCACTCTTTTCTGAGATAGTAGACTGGGTGATCATTCTTCCCCGTAAATATATGCAAATCAGTTTTCGTTCTATCTGCAGGCTGGTATTCATAGTTAAAGACAGCTTTATAGTCACAATATAAGATCGGAATGAAAAGGTTGTACAAGTTGGAATCTTCAAAAATTGAGGTGGGAATATTTCCGTTTTGCGCCATTCTTTTAGCAAATTCATCAATTGGTAAAAGGTGAATGTTGCCTTTCAATTTAATATCAGGAGGTTGAAATCCTGAAACAATTAGGCTGTTCGGTTGCGGCAAATTCAATTCATTAATTTTTCGACAGAATTGGTATGCTAATAGTCCCCCCATACTGTGGCCAAATATAGCATACGGTCGCCCCTCGTTTAACATATGGGATGTTTTTTCGATAAGGTCTGTCACCATTTCGTCAACTGACTGCAATAAGGGTTCTTTGATTCTTTTTCCCCGGCCAGCTAATTCAAGAGGAATAACTTCCACTTGTTCCTTCAATTTTCTTTTCCACGGCAAGTAAATGGAGGCTGCAGATCCTCCTGCATAAGGTAAGCATAAAAGTCTCATTTTTTCCATGTTTTCACCTTCCTAATTTTTGATTACTAAATTGATTAACTTAAGTTTTAATCTATTTAAAGATTTATGAGGTATTTCTAGGTGAAAGTTATATAAACTCTTTTGTTAGACATTAAATGATTAGCTCATTTTGTAGAGAATTTACAAAGAGTCTATACAGATGCTGACTTGTTAATATGGTTACATCTTGGGCCAGTTGAGTGTTATAAGAACCCAGTGCCATTTTGTATTGAGGGTCTATGTTATATGTTTGGAAAAAAACCGATTTTTTTCCTGTTAAAGATTGATATTGGTTTTCTTTCGATTTTTCAAAAGTAAAAGAGTTAAGGGGTATGGAAAGCCCTTTTCCGATGGTCTTTATATAACTTTCCTTTAGTGTCCAAAGTTCATAAAATAAATTAGCTCTAGCCTCACCTTCTAGTTGCATTAGTTCTAAATATTCTCTTTGTAAAAAGAAGTTTTTAGCTACATTCATGTCAACTTTTCCAATTTCCTGTACATCAATTCCATTTTCCTTGTGATCTATTACAGCTACTACCCATTTCCCTGAATGTGAAAGGTTGAAAAAGGCGGGATCCTCCTCTATGTAAGGCTTCCCATATGTATTACATTGGAGTATTACCCTATCAGGCTTTATATTCAAATAATGACTAATCATATAGCGTATCAAGATTTCCCCAATTAGGGTTCTTTCTTTATCATCATCATGATGGAAAGACTGAATCCTATACTGTTTTTGCGAGCCTAAACATTCAAATAGATGTTGAAAATATTTTCTATCTAGATGATTACTAACATCCACTGCATATATTTTCAATTATTCACCTCCTTGTATACTCTATTTTAAGAAATATTTTTAAGTATTTTATCAAAGTTGATTACAGAGGATTTAATGTTTTGTCCTCATATTAATACAAAAAATAGTTGACGGAAAATTATTCACCCCCTAAAATTTTAAATGCATAGGGTTTCAATTAATCCCCTTAATCGGTAATTATTACAAAAACAATGAGGAAAGGAAAGATAATTTTTAAAATTTAAAAAATAAGAATACAAAATTATTTTTCTAGCAACAGACTAATGCGAATTTAATAACAGGTACCCTACCACTTTGTAACTAAGACTACGACTTCTATGTAAATGCATCTTTATCCGAATCTTTATAATTAAGAGATTATTGAAATAAAAGCACTTATAACGTTATCATTCTATTACAATGTCATATATCTATTCATGTTCTTAGGTAATACTTTCAACCATTAAAATTTCTTACTATCCATTAAGGAGGAAGCTTATCACCATGCTAAAAAATAAAATTAAGCCATTTTGTAACTCTGAGAATGGGACTTTAAAAGAGGTCTTATTATGTGCACCAACAAAATATAATGTCTTGGGATCCGAAGTGCCAGCTGTTGGATTTGTACATGATTTTATAGCTGAATTAGCACTTGAACAGCATCATCTTTTGAAAACGAAGTTAGAAAATTTTGGCTGTAAAGTACATGATGTAAGTAACGAGTCAAAGGATTCGTTGTGGGACAGGCTCGTGAATCGTATCTTCGTAAGGGATGTAGGAGCTGTATATGGTGACAAACTATTGATAGGAGTCTCAGGCAACGAAATTAGGCAAGCAGACTTCTTTTATACTCAGTCTGCTTTAGTGGATTGGTTTGATGCGGATCATACCTATTTTGTTCCTTCTTGTGTTTCATTAGAGTTTGGTGACTTTTTAATTGTTAGTCCGGAATGCGTTTTGATTAATACAGGACATCGTTCCAATAATAAAAAGGAATTGGCACTTTTTTTATTTGAGCTAGGAGTAGAAGAAGTTGGTTTTGTTTCTCTTCCTAGAACTATGGAATCCCTTCATCTAGATGTGGTATGTAACATTCTAGGCGAAAATTTATTTTTGGCTGCTCCATTCCTGAAATTTACTACTGTTTCGGTTTATAGAAATTCAAATGAGTCTGAAAAGTTGGAATTAAACACGATTGATGAGTTCGTAGGCCGTCACGGTTACTCTATTTATTGGCTTCCTGATAAAAACTACTTAATTGATTATACTAATTTTATTAACCTGGATAAAAATACGGCTTTAGTCAATGAGGAAGTAGTTTCGTTTTATCAAAGGCAGTTCACGGATATGAATTTTATAGGCGTTCAAGTAGATCATCTACAACACGGTGCGGGGAGTATTCGTTGTATGACTATGCCCTTTGTTAGAGATTCTGAATAATATATAATACACTATTCTATGAGATTTATATTAATAGAATTATGGAGTGTACACCTTTTTCTATACTACTGCCTTATATATATATTGATCTAAGAAAGGGTCTTTACCAATTATGGTAAAGATCTTTTTATTTTAGTGAAAACAAGCTGTCATATTGAGAAAATTTCGTCTTAACTTTCTGATTAAGAGACCAAAAAACAATAGATTTTCTCAATAGACGATAACTGAAAATTCTATTAATATAAAAATAGGATAAGGATATAGGACTACGATAACAGACAATCCTCTTTATAAACTTATAAGGAGGAGAAGAAGGAACTTAGTACACGCTAAGAAAGAAGTCAGTGTAGTGAAAGGTATAGGTTTTTTTTCAAAAATG
It encodes:
- a CDS encoding alpha/beta fold hydrolase — protein: MEKMRLLCLPYAGGSAASIYLPWKRKLKEQVEVIPLELAGRGKRIKEPLLQSVDEMVTDLIEKTSHMLNEGRPYAIFGHSMGGLLAYQFCRKINELNLPQPNSLIVSGFQPPDIKLKGNIHLLPIDEFAKRMAQNGNIPTSIFEDSNLYNLFIPILYCDYKAVFNYEYQPADRTKTDLHIFTGKNDHPVYYLRKEWSRHTTGKFEEHVFEGGHFFIREDELEVLNRIISILSSNKLIEQS
- a CDS encoding 4'-phosphopantetheinyl transferase superfamily protein, producing the protein MKIYAVDVSNHLDRKYFQHLFECLGSQKQYRIQSFHHDDDKERTLIGEILIRYMISHYLNIKPDRVILQCNTYGKPYIEEDPAFFNLSHSGKWVVAVIDHKENGIDVQEIGKVDMNVAKNFFLQREYLELMQLEGEARANLFYELWTLKESYIKTIGKGLSIPLNSFTFEKSKENQYQSLTGKKSVFFQTYNIDPQYKMALGSYNTQLAQDVTILTSQHLYRLFVNSLQNELII
- a CDS encoding arginine deiminase family protein, which gives rise to MLKNKIKPFCNSENGTLKEVLLCAPTKYNVLGSEVPAVGFVHDFIAELALEQHHLLKTKLENFGCKVHDVSNESKDSLWDRLVNRIFVRDVGAVYGDKLLIGVSGNEIRQADFFYTQSALVDWFDADHTYFVPSCVSLEFGDFLIVSPECVLINTGHRSNNKKELALFLFELGVEEVGFVSLPRTMESLHLDVVCNILGENLFLAAPFLKFTTVSVYRNSNESEKLELNTIDEFVGRHGYSIYWLPDKNYLIDYTNFINLDKNTALVNEEVVSFYQRQFTDMNFIGVQVDHLQHGAGSIRCMTMPFVRDSE